From the Glandiceps talaboti chromosome 10, keGlaTala1.1, whole genome shotgun sequence genome, one window contains:
- the LOC144441248 gene encoding uncharacterized protein LOC144441248, translated as MGVIIGRIPHNHVATERHQKNNQIDAMLKQERKAMLSRIKLLLLGAGESGKSTLVKQMRIIHKDGFTDDERLVYKKIVYSNVAESVLVLLDAMRKLVIPFQYKESKVLEKIVVSQINSYLATNSLLEPFQSAYRSLSLDSGKYVLLILLDLSAVFDTIDHGILLNRLSNFGITGMALTWFTSYLKNRYQSVTIQNITNEPSALSYGVPQGSVLGPLLFTIYITPLGELIRRHNLQIHQYADDNEIHLAFSHQDSSSAIHSMETSVRDIKQWMTYNKLQLNDNKTDVLIRSKFNHLPDPIDHINIDSVPITPVTPDRNIGVFLISIYSIISTCLTTTSRIPADERIFYKYLDTIEDKLQINVLVQQAIRRLWADKGVQSCYKRRGEYQLIDSAAYFLDNLKRISEPGYRPTDQDILRSRSATTCIVEVKFIIKGRRLDLIDVGGQRNCRRKWIHFFDDVTGVIFVASLSGYDEVLREDKNTNRLHESLSLFNVICNSKWFTTTSIILFLNKQDVFIQKLITSPVRRFLPDYTGANSFQEAAEFINLKFQQQNMSRGKKFIYSHYTTAIDTTNILFVFDACLDIIMKDNLKTIGVF; from the exons ATGGGAGTTATCATTGGTAGAATTCCACATAACCATGTTGCCACTGAAAGACATCAAAAGAACAATCAAATAGATGCGATGTTGAAGCAGGAAAGGAAAGCCATGTTATCTAGAATCAAACTCCTTCTTTTAG GTGCTGGGGAATCAGGTAAAAGTACTCTGGTTAAGCAAATGAG aatcaTTCATAAAGACGGGTTTACGGACGATGAAAGACTGGTATACAAAAAGATAGTGTACAGCAACGTGGCTGAGTCAGTCTTGGTATTACTTGACGCTATGAGAAAATTGGTGATCCCTTTCCAGTACAAGGAAAGTAAG GTACTTGAGAAGATAGTTGTTTCTCAAATCAACTCCTATCTCGCAACAAACTCACTCCTTGAACCATTTCAGTCAGCATATCGGAGCTTATCACTGGATTCTGGAAAATATGTTCTACTCATCCTTCTCGACCTCTCAGCTGTGTTTGATACTATCGACCACGGCATATTACTTAACAGACTATCCAACTTTGGTATTACTGGAATGGCTCTAACATGGTTTACATCCTATCTGAAGAACCGGTATCAATCAGTAACAATACAAAACATCACAAATGAACCATCAGCTCTCAGTTATGGGGTGCCACAAGGATCAGTACTTGGCCCTCTcttgtttacaatttacattacacCTCTGGGAGAATTAATACGTCGTCACAATTTGCAGATTCATCAGTATGCAGATGATAATGAAATACACCTTGCTTTCTCCCACCAAGATTCATCTTCTGCTATACATTCAATGGAGACCAGTGTCCGTGATATAAAGCAATGGATGACATACAACAAACTACAActaaatgacaacaaaactGACGTTCTAATCCGTTCTAAATTCAACCACTTGCCAGACCCGATTGATCATATCAACATTGACTCTGTACCAATTACACCAGTCACACCAGATCGTAACATTGGAGTATTCTTAATATCTATCTATTCTATAATATCCACATGTTTAACTACCACGTCAAGAATACCC GCAGATGAACGCATATTCTACAAATATTTAGATACAATTGAAGACAAACTGCAAATCAACGTTCTTGTCCAGCAAGCCATAAGAAGACTATGGGCGGATAAGGGTGTACAGTCTTGTTACAAACGAAGGGGTGAATACCAGTTGATAGATTCAGCGGCCTA TTTTCTTGATAATCTGAAGCGAATATCTGAGCCAGGTTACCGACCAACTGATCAGGACATATTACGTAGCCGAAGTGCAACCACATGTATCGTCGAAGTGAAATTCATAATCAAAGGACGTCGACTAGA TCTGATTGATGTTGGTGGGCAACGAAACTGTCGTAGAAAATGGATTCATTTCTTTGATGATGTAACAGGTGTGATTTTTGTGGCGTCTTTGAGTGGTTATGACGAGGTGCTAAGGGAGGATAAAAACACG AATCGACTCCATGAAagtttatcactgttcaatgtaatatgtaatagtaaatGGTTCACTACAACGAGTATAATCCTGTTTCTCAACAAACAAGATGTTTTCATACAGAAGCTTATAACGTCACCTGTAAGGCGGTTTCTCCCAGATTATACAG GTGCCAATTCATTCCAAGAGGCAGCAGAATTTATCAACTTAAAATTTCAACAGCAAAATATGAGCCGTGGAAAGAAATTTATTTACAGCCACTACACGACAGCCATTGatacaacaaatattttatttgtgtttgatgCCTGCCTAGACATCATAATGAAAGATAACTTGAAAACGATTGGTGTGTTTTAG